A stretch of DNA from Pseudomonadota bacterium:
AAACGGTTTTAAAACAGGAAAATGAATTAACCGGCCAACGTAAACAGCTAAAGCTTTATGCAGATGAAATTAAAGATATTAAATCAAAACTTACAATCCTGCACGAGTTTGAAAAAAGAATTAGAGCTGTGGCTAATATCAAAAGGAAAAAAAAAGAAGCTATTTTGGGTATCGGGGGTTCTAACCCTGAAAATATGGATACAACAAAAGCTCTTACTGAAAAACATGACAATTTAATGCTTGAAATGCATGAACAAGTTGCGGAAATAAATTTTGCTGCAAACAGGCAACATGAAGAATTCAAATCCATATTATCTTTTTTTGAAGAACAACATAAACTTATTTCCGCAACACCTTCTATCTGGCCGACATCCGGCAGTGTATCATCAACATTCGGATACCG
This window harbors:
- a CDS encoding peptidoglycan DD-metalloendopeptidase family protein, which translates into the protein MAYLMYDYITLKKASINNVYLRETVLKQENELTGQRKQLKLYADEIKDIKSKLTILHEFEKRIRAVANIKRKKKEAILGIGGSNPENMDTTKALTEKHDNLMLEMHEQVAEINFAANRQHEEFKSILSFFEEQHKLISATPSIWPTSGSVSSTFGYRKSPFTGKREFHKGIDIASNKGTPIVATADGIVSKTGYMGSFGKTIVINHGHGMITYYGHTSKILKKPGSIVKRGEAIARIGNTGRSTGPHVHYEVRLNSVPVNPNKYILN